The following proteins come from a genomic window of Galactobacillus timonensis:
- the gyrB gene encoding DNA topoisomerase (ATP-hydrolyzing) subunit B — protein sequence MSEKEEIKENNELKDDQVDEILGKELNTKAKAEYSDDDIQVLDGLEAVRKRPGMYIGTTSSKGLHHLVWEIVDNGIDEAMAGYASEVHVTVDKDNVITVEDDGRGMPTGTNSKTGKSTIETIFTVLHAGGKFGGGAYKVSGGLHGVGASVVNALSQWLEVYVYHQGSVYFVRFENGGHAVAPLKVIGTCDPDRHGSTVKFKADPEIFTETTVYDYVTLRDRLRQLAFLNKGIRLSLTDLRQEEEDKRNVSFLFEGGVREYVEYLNKNATVVHPDVIYSEGYEKLTHIQVEVACQYNTGYQPSIYTFCNNINTGDGGTHLEGFNLALNRVINKYARANNFLKEKDENLSTDDCKEGLTAVISVKHPDPQYEGQTKTKLGNSEVRKIVSDIFGTQLERFLMENPDQAKAIIEKVMIASQARIAAKKARESTRRKSALEISSLPGKLADCSSKDASICEIYIVEGDSAGGSAKQGRDSHYQAILPLRGKILNVEKARQSRAFENNEIRSMITAFGCGIMDECNPDKLRYNKIVIMTDADVDGAHIRTLLLTFFYRYMKPIIETGHVYIAQPPLYKVQKGQAVRYAYTDHQLEVAKSEMGANLAIQRYKGLGEMNPEQLWETTMDPKNRTLIRVTIDDAEQADLNFSMLMGEEVEPRRNFIIENANFASLDI from the coding sequence ATGAGTGAAAAAGAAGAAATCAAAGAAAACAACGAACTGAAAGACGACCAGGTCGATGAGATTCTGGGCAAGGAGCTGAATACCAAAGCCAAGGCCGAGTACAGCGACGACGACATTCAGGTCCTCGACGGACTGGAAGCCGTCCGCAAGCGGCCGGGCATGTACATCGGCACGACGTCTTCCAAGGGTCTGCACCATCTTGTCTGGGAGATCGTCGACAACGGCATCGATGAAGCAATGGCCGGCTACGCTTCCGAGGTTCATGTGACGGTTGATAAGGATAACGTTATCACGGTCGAAGATGACGGCCGCGGCATGCCGACCGGAACCAATTCAAAGACAGGCAAGAGTACGATCGAAACCATCTTTACCGTTCTTCATGCCGGCGGCAAGTTCGGCGGCGGTGCCTATAAGGTATCGGGCGGTCTGCACGGTGTCGGCGCCTCTGTCGTTAACGCCCTCAGTCAATGGCTGGAGGTCTATGTCTATCATCAGGGATCCGTTTACTTTGTCCGCTTCGAAAACGGCGGACATGCCGTCGCCCCGCTGAAGGTGATTGGCACCTGTGACCCTGACAGACACGGGTCAACGGTAAAGTTCAAGGCTGATCCGGAAATCTTCACCGAAACGACGGTTTATGACTATGTGACGCTGCGTGACCGTCTGCGTCAGCTGGCTTTTCTGAACAAGGGTATCCGCCTCAGTCTTACGGATCTTCGTCAGGAAGAAGAAGATAAGCGAAACGTCTCCTTCCTCTTTGAAGGCGGCGTACGTGAATACGTTGAATACCTGAACAAGAATGCGACGGTTGTTCATCCGGATGTCATTTATTCGGAAGGCTATGAGAAGCTGACTCATATTCAGGTTGAGGTCGCGTGCCAGTACAATACAGGCTATCAGCCGAGCATTTATACCTTCTGCAACAACATCAATACCGGTGATGGCGGAACGCATCTGGAAGGTTTCAATCTGGCTCTGAACCGCGTCATCAACAAATATGCACGGGCCAATAACTTCCTCAAGGAAAAGGACGAAAATCTTTCAACCGACGACTGCAAGGAAGGTTTGACAGCAGTCATCTCCGTCAAGCATCCGGATCCGCAGTACGAGGGACAGACGAAGACGAAGCTTGGCAACAGCGAGGTACGCAAGATCGTTTCCGATATCTTCGGTACGCAGCTGGAGCGTTTCCTGATGGAAAATCCGGATCAGGCCAAGGCCATTATTGAAAAGGTCATGATTGCTTCGCAGGCGCGGATTGCGGCCAAGAAGGCACGCGAATCCACGCGGCGCAAGAGCGCTCTTGAAATCAGTTCTCTGCCGGGAAAGCTGGCGGATTGCTCGAGCAAGGATGCGAGCATCTGCGAAATCTATATCGTCGAGGGTGACTCCGCAGGAGGCTCGGCGAAGCAGGGAAGAGATTCCCATTACCAGGCAATTCTGCCTTTGCGAGGAAAGATTCTCAATGTCGAGAAGGCGCGTCAGTCCCGTGCCTTTGAAAACAACGAAATTCGCTCCATGATCACGGCATTCGGCTGCGGCATCATGGATGAATGCAACCCGGACAAGCTGCGCTACAACAAGATCGTCATCATGACCGATGCCGATGTTGATGGTGCCCATATCCGTACGCTGCTGCTGACGTTCTTCTACCGCTACATGAAGCCGATCATTGAGACGGGGCATGTCTATATCGCTCAGCCGCCTCTGTACAAGGTACAAAAGGGTCAGGCGGTTCGCTATGCCTATACGGATCATCAGCTGGAAGTGGCCAAGAGCGAGATGGGTGCGAATCTTGCCATTCAGCGTTACAAGGGACTTGGTGAAATGAACCCGGAGCAGCTTTGGGAAACAACCATGGATCCGAAGAACCGCACCCTGATTCGTGTCACGATTGATGATGCGGAGCAGGCGGACCTCAATTTCAGCATGTTAATGGGAGAAGAGGTGGAACCGCGCCGCAACTTCATTATTGAGAATGCGAATTTCGCTTCACTGGATATTTAA
- the recF gene encoding DNA replication/repair protein RecF (All proteins in this family for which functions are known are DNA-binding proteins that assist the filamentation of RecA onto DNA for the initiation of recombination or recombinational repair.) has product MKVSRLHIRNFRSYEDVDLILSPGMNVFLGQNAQGKTNLLESLVYLSLSKSHRVNDDRLLIRRGQEYADLECTVQDGCDKTLRAVIHSRGKTLFLNRQVLKRSSDFIGQLNVVLFAPDDLSIFADAPRERRRIMDQEIGKIQASYVHCLNRFHSLLKDRNAALKAMTPDSQYLDVLDEQMAAEEEQIISFRRAFIDLINAIIASLYQELSGDNDQASVRYLCCSEKTDRNSLQQMHQSSRQKDIFLKATSFGIHREDLVFELNGVNVIEAASQGQKRMMMLAFKMSILRYIEAASTEKAVLLLDDVLSELDSTHQRKLMNMISASCQSVITTTALPPFMNENHPKLFHVEHGTVKEMSGGAG; this is encoded by the coding sequence ATGAAGGTATCCCGTCTGCACATTCGAAACTTTCGCAGCTATGAGGATGTGGATCTGATTCTATCGCCGGGAATGAATGTGTTTCTGGGACAGAATGCCCAGGGCAAAACAAACCTGCTCGAAAGTCTTGTCTATCTGTCATTGTCCAAGTCGCATCGCGTCAATGATGACCGTCTGCTGATCCGTAGGGGACAGGAATATGCGGATCTGGAGTGTACGGTTCAGGATGGCTGCGACAAGACTCTGCGGGCCGTGATTCACAGCCGTGGCAAGACGCTTTTTTTAAATCGTCAGGTTCTGAAGCGCAGCAGCGACTTCATCGGTCAGCTCAATGTCGTACTCTTTGCGCCGGACGATCTCAGCATTTTCGCTGACGCACCGCGGGAGAGGCGGCGGATCATGGACCAGGAGATCGGCAAGATCCAGGCTTCCTATGTCCATTGCCTGAACCGCTTTCATTCCCTTCTGAAGGACCGCAACGCGGCCCTGAAGGCAATGACCCCTGATTCACAGTATCTCGACGTACTGGATGAACAGATGGCAGCGGAAGAAGAACAGATCATATCCTTTCGCAGGGCATTCATTGATTTGATCAATGCCATTATCGCATCCCTCTATCAGGAACTCAGCGGCGACAACGATCAGGCCAGTGTCAGGTATCTGTGCTGCAGCGAAAAAACGGACAGAAATTCTCTGCAGCAGATGCATCAGAGCAGCCGGCAGAAGGATATCTTCCTCAAGGCTACTTCCTTCGGCATCCATCGCGAAGATCTTGTCTTCGAGCTGAATGGAGTCAATGTCATCGAAGCCGCCAGCCAGGGACAGAAGCGGATGATGATGCTCGCATTCAAGATGAGCATTCTTCGCTACATCGAGGCCGCATCTACAGAAAAGGCAGTACTTCTACTGGACGATGTTCTGTCAGAACTCGACAGTACGCATCAGCGGAAACTGATGAACATGATTTCCGCATCGTGTCAGAGCGTAATCACGACGACAGCGTTGCCGCCGTTTATGAATGAGAATCACCCGAAGCTGTTCCATGTCGAACATGGAACAGTGAAGGAAATGTCAGGAGGCGCAGGATGA
- the yaaA gene encoding S4 domain-containing protein YaaA encodes MKKIRGEYIKLDSFLKLCDVVSTGGEAKLLINSEEVKVNGTVETRRGRKLHPGDQVEVHGRTYTVE; translated from the coding sequence ATGAAAAAAATACGCGGCGAATACATTAAGCTTGATTCCTTTTTAAAGCTCTGCGACGTCGTGTCCACCGGCGGTGAAGCCAAGCTTCTGATCAACAGTGAAGAAGTCAAAGTCAACGGCACCGTCGAAACCCGCCGTGGAAGGAAACTTCATCCCGGCGATCAGGTCGAAGTTCATGGGAGAACGTACACCGTCGAATGA
- the dnaN gene encoding DNA polymerase III subunit beta, giving the protein MSDLNFRINKDVFYKALQTVNGAVASSSPIPTMSGIEIEANQDMIVLTGSDNDISIRSVIKNDKDNQLFFVEEPGTIVVDHNYILDMVKNLDSDEVQVQNIDGTLTQFTGNNVDFKINGFNPSDYPAIDFNADTTPFTIKASEFNDAAAKTSFAAANKETRPVLMGINLKSENGRITFTATDSFRLARYVLSAEVEPFNITIPSKTIGQVKSIFADGDISISVSARKIVFVQNGVTLQSNLLEGAFPDIERLIPSSFSRKLVVNRSALLMATARPGFIKTDNMTIIRMQINSADDIVVTSRSQEIGESHENLQGVVSYEGDPLDISCSANYLSDAVRSLNNENVTVLFTSEMKPFILKNDEDDQKLLQLVLPVRTYN; this is encoded by the coding sequence ATGAGTGATCTCAATTTCCGCATCAACAAGGACGTCTTCTATAAAGCTCTTCAGACCGTTAACGGAGCCGTCGCATCCAGTTCTCCGATTCCGACCATGAGCGGTATCGAAATCGAAGCAAACCAGGACATGATCGTTCTGACCGGATCCGACAACGATATCTCGATCCGTTCCGTCATCAAGAACGATAAGGACAATCAGCTCTTCTTCGTTGAAGAACCGGGAACGATCGTCGTCGACCATAACTACATCCTCGACATGGTAAAGAACCTGGACAGCGACGAGGTTCAGGTCCAGAACATCGACGGAACTCTGACCCAGTTCACCGGAAACAACGTTGACTTCAAGATCAACGGCTTCAATCCGTCGGATTATCCGGCCATCGATTTCAACGCCGATACGACGCCGTTTACGATCAAAGCATCTGAATTCAATGACGCCGCAGCCAAGACGTCATTCGCTGCCGCAAATAAGGAAACAAGGCCGGTTCTGATGGGAATCAACCTGAAGTCGGAAAACGGCAGGATCACGTTTACGGCAACCGATTCCTTCCGCCTGGCGCGCTATGTACTTTCGGCAGAAGTGGAACCGTTCAACATTACGATTCCTTCCAAGACGATTGGTCAGGTCAAGTCGATTTTCGCCGACGGAGATATTTCCATTTCGGTATCGGCCCGCAAGATTGTCTTTGTACAGAACGGAGTGACACTGCAGTCCAATCTTCTGGAAGGTGCCTTCCCGGACATTGAGCGTCTCATTCCTTCCTCATTCTCGCGCAAGCTGGTAGTCAACCGTTCAGCTCTGTTAATGGCAACGGCACGCCCGGGCTTCATCAAGACCGACAACATGACGATCATCCGTATGCAGATTAATTCTGCCGATGACATTGTCGTCACATCGCGCAGCCAGGAGATCGGCGAAAGCCACGAGAACCTGCAGGGCGTCGTGTCCTATGAAGGCGATCCGCTGGATATCAGCTGCTCCGCAAACTATCTGAGCGACGCTGTTCGTTCCCTGAACAATGAAAATGTCACAGTTCTCTTCACCAGTGAAATGAAGCCGTTCATTCTCAAGAACGATGAAGATGATCAGAAGCTTCTCCAGCTCGTTCTTCCGGTTCGTACGTATAACTGA
- the dnaA gene encoding chromosomal replication initiator protein DnaA: MTTKKDQYLADVWRRTLDYLTANGKLDQNIYQTFYSQSQLIELNDEKGIVLVPDIMSKQIITQSEEMLALQIADLLNLEKPIKLEVLQKSELVLHNAMENTPIAEMDDSEFSSMPIQADRTFDNFVVGDCNRESQAAALACAYNPGRYFNPLFIYGNSGLGKTHLLMAIGNYVKKNYPDKKIYYIESLKFVERVVKAIQNGNIEAFKQYMSSMDLLLVDDIQFLAGKEKSHEVFFSIYNELVNNRKQVCLASDRQPKEIKGLEDRLISRFSSGLSVGIDSPEFETSLAILRMKIQNSGNDVNGVDEEGLAYIASNFSGNVRDLEGAWNRVLFYAIVFQKDNGPIKFETVVNALKNQAVVSDKTGLSPSKIIKAVADYYGLTKQQITGKTRTKNIANARHISIYLCRKLLDLPYIKIGEEFGGRDHSTIISACTKVEKQIKSDKNFNKAISEIEASLGQ, encoded by the coding sequence ATGACTACGAAAAAAGACCAGTACCTGGCAGATGTCTGGCGCCGGACACTGGATTATTTAACAGCGAATGGGAAGCTGGATCAGAATATCTATCAGACGTTCTACTCCCAGTCACAGCTGATTGAACTGAACGATGAAAAAGGTATCGTTCTCGTTCCAGACATTATGAGCAAACAGATCATCACCCAGTCCGAAGAGATGCTCGCTTTGCAGATCGCGGACCTTTTAAATCTGGAAAAGCCCATTAAGCTTGAAGTACTGCAGAAGAGTGAACTTGTTCTCCATAATGCCATGGAGAATACACCCATTGCGGAAATGGATGACTCCGAATTTTCCTCGATGCCGATTCAGGCAGACCGTACGTTCGATAACTTTGTCGTCGGCGACTGCAACCGCGAGTCGCAGGCGGCGGCACTTGCCTGTGCCTATAATCCGGGCAGATATTTCAATCCTCTCTTTATCTACGGCAACTCCGGATTGGGCAAAACCCATCTTCTGATGGCGATCGGAAACTACGTCAAGAAGAACTATCCGGACAAAAAAATTTACTACATCGAGTCCCTGAAGTTCGTGGAACGGGTCGTGAAGGCCATTCAGAACGGCAATATCGAAGCCTTCAAACAGTACATGTCGAGCATGGATCTTCTGCTGGTCGATGATATTCAGTTCCTTGCCGGAAAGGAAAAGAGCCACGAAGTATTCTTCTCCATCTATAACGAACTGGTCAATAACCGCAAGCAGGTATGTCTCGCCTCGGATCGTCAGCCGAAGGAAATCAAGGGACTGGAGGACCGTCTCATTTCCCGTTTCTCCAGCGGCCTTTCGGTCGGTATCGATTCGCCGGAATTTGAAACGAGTCTCGCCATTCTTCGTATGAAGATTCAGAACTCCGGCAACGATGTCAACGGCGTCGATGAAGAGGGACTTGCCTATATTGCCTCGAATTTCTCCGGCAACGTACGTGATCTGGAAGGGGCATGGAACCGTGTCCTCTTCTATGCCATTGTCTTTCAGAAGGATAATGGTCCGATCAAGTTCGAAACCGTCGTCAATGCGCTTAAAAATCAGGCTGTCGTATCCGATAAGACCGGCCTCAGCCCCAGCAAGATTATCAAGGCCGTCGCCGACTATTACGGTCTCACCAAGCAGCAGATCACGGGCAAGACACGTACCAAGAACATTGCCAATGCCCGCCACATCAGCATCTATCTGTGCCGCAAGCTGCTGGATCTGCCCTACATCAAGATTGGCGAAGAGTTTGGGGGCCGCGACCACAGCACGATCATCTCCGCCTGCACCAAGGTTGAGAAACAGATCAAGAGCGACAAGAACTTCAACAAGGCAATCAGCGAGATTGAGGCCAGTCTGGGTCAGTGA
- the ppk1 gene encoding polyphosphate kinase 1, with amino-acid sequence MDYYLNRELSWLKFNERVLLEAGRSDVPLCERLNFSAIYQSNLDEFFMVRVGSLMDQDRIEPHIKDNKSGMTAAEQIAAITKEVLRLSEENGAIYNELLKELGSYGISIVNFQKLKKEEGSQLELLFDQEIAPLLSPTIVTRRQPFPFLRNKEIYAVAILRTKNKHTRMGIIPCATGIIPRLIKVPGTANTYMLSEELILHFLPKVFKESIVSKSLIRLTRSADIDPDSMYDEEVDYRDFMEDMIRKRKRLEPVRIELTRQLDDNIVKTLCQYSGMKLKCVFYDPTPLDISFLRQFSDILRDHTDLFYEKRFPQQSAMFDMSRPLIPQIKESDKLLSYPFESMKPFLDFLQEAANDRDVLSIKMTLYRVARHSKVVESLIEAAENGKSVTVLVELKARFDEENNIEWSRRLEEAGAQVIYGFDGYKVHSKLCLVTRRSKSGVEYYTQIGTGNYNEITARLYTDLALFTADKDIGLEAAQIFQALSMGHIILDAKHMLVAPACMHEPIIQMIEDEIAYAKKGRKAYIGIKINSLTDKELIDELVKASKAGVEIDMVVRGICCLKPGIPNETANIHVHSIVGRFLEHSRIYIFGLRQRQRIYIASADWMTRNMMHRVEVGAPVYDPVIKRRLIKMFQTMWKDNCQAWNLNWDGSYSRITNNDPPVNSQEYFYQEAYRKAKIKPQKRRVTRKTTKKQ; translated from the coding sequence ATGGATTACTATTTAAACCGTGAACTTTCATGGCTGAAATTCAATGAACGGGTCTTGCTGGAAGCCGGGCGCAGTGATGTTCCGCTGTGTGAGCGTCTGAATTTTTCAGCGATCTATCAGAGCAATCTGGATGAATTCTTCATGGTCCGGGTCGGATCTCTGATGGATCAGGACCGCATTGAACCGCACATCAAGGACAATAAATCCGGCATGACCGCCGCCGAACAGATTGCAGCCATCACGAAGGAAGTATTGCGTCTCTCGGAAGAAAACGGTGCCATCTACAATGAACTGCTGAAGGAGCTTGGCAGCTACGGCATATCGATTGTTAATTTTCAGAAGTTAAAGAAAGAAGAAGGAAGTCAGCTCGAACTGCTGTTTGATCAGGAAATTGCGCCGCTTCTGTCACCTACAATCGTTACGCGGCGTCAACCGTTCCCCTTCCTCAGAAACAAGGAAATCTACGCTGTTGCCATTCTCCGTACCAAGAACAAACATACGCGCATGGGCATCATTCCCTGCGCTACCGGCATCATTCCGCGCCTGATCAAGGTACCGGGCACTGCCAATACCTACATGTTGTCGGAGGAACTGATTCTTCATTTTCTTCCCAAAGTATTCAAGGAGAGTATTGTTTCCAAGTCACTCATTCGACTGACGCGCAGCGCGGATATCGATCCGGACTCCATGTATGACGAAGAAGTTGATTATCGTGACTTCATGGAGGACATGATCCGCAAGCGCAAGCGGCTGGAGCCTGTGCGCATCGAGCTGACGCGTCAGCTTGATGATAATATCGTCAAGACATTGTGCCAGTATTCCGGCATGAAGCTGAAGTGTGTGTTCTATGATCCGACGCCGCTGGATATTTCGTTTTTGCGGCAGTTCTCGGACATTCTTCGTGACCATACGGATCTGTTCTATGAGAAACGCTTTCCGCAGCAGTCGGCGATGTTTGACATGAGCCGCCCTCTGATTCCGCAGATCAAGGAATCGGATAAGCTGCTTTCCTATCCGTTTGAAAGCATGAAGCCGTTCCTGGATTTTCTGCAGGAAGCGGCGAATGATCGCGATGTGCTGTCGATCAAAATGACGCTTTACCGCGTTGCTCGCCACAGCAAGGTTGTCGAATCGCTGATTGAGGCGGCAGAAAACGGCAAGAGTGTCACGGTTCTGGTTGAACTGAAGGCACGCTTTGATGAGGAAAACAACATCGAATGGTCGCGGCGGCTGGAAGAAGCCGGGGCACAGGTCATCTATGGCTTCGATGGCTATAAGGTACATTCGAAGCTGTGTCTCGTGACGCGCCGCAGCAAGTCCGGCGTCGAATACTATACGCAGATCGGTACCGGCAACTACAACGAGATTACGGCACGTCTGTATACGGATCTCGCTCTGTTTACGGCAGATAAGGATATCGGTCTCGAAGCTGCCCAGATCTTCCAAGCCCTGTCAATGGGACATATCATCTTAGATGCGAAACACATGCTTGTCGCACCTGCGTGCATGCATGAACCGATTATTCAGATGATTGAAGACGAGATCGCCTATGCAAAGAAAGGCCGCAAAGCCTACATTGGCATCAAGATCAACTCTTTGACGGATAAGGAACTGATTGATGAACTCGTCAAGGCATCGAAGGCAGGCGTCGAAATTGATATGGTTGTACGCGGCATCTGCTGCTTGAAGCCGGGCATACCGAATGAAACCGCCAATATTCATGTTCATTCCATCGTTGGACGTTTTCTAGAGCATTCGCGCATCTATATCTTTGGTCTAAGGCAGAGGCAGCGGATCTATATTGCCTCCGCTGACTGGATGACCCGCAACATGATGCACCGGGTCGAAGTCGGTGCACCGGTCTATGATCCGGTGATCAAGAGACGGTTGATCAAGATGTTCCAGACGATGTGGAAAGACAACTGTCAGGCATGGAACCTGAATTGGGACGGAAGCTATTCCCGGATCACAAACAATGATCCGCCCGTCAACAGTCAGGAATACTTCTATCAGGAAGCCTACCGTAAAGCGAAGATCAAGCCGCAGAAGCGCAGAGTTACGCGGAAAACGACAAAGAAACAGTAA
- a CDS encoding aldose epimerase family protein: MKQSFGTIKGAPVTLYELENEFLVLKVMNYGATVVSIIDKATGIDIVKGYDSAEEYYKGTAHLGAFVGRTANRTRNAQFKLNGSTYHITANEHGVTNLHGGEGFDKKMYSVEEGENSVRFTRISPDGEEGYPGNMHVAVTYTLNGRTIEMKAEAVSDEDTLFAITNHNYYNLDGSDSILDHTLKINAGTYSPNDDLSISLDTCLPVAGTPFDFRTGKKLGTDINADVEQIQKFRGYDHHFEIEGTGMRTFAELTGKKLKLTVASDLPGMHMYTANFLDIIGKNGIESGPHSAVCIEPEYYPNAINYPGIEPKPVLEAGMHGESNITWTIEEL, from the coding sequence ATGAAACAATCATTTGGGACCATTAAAGGGGCACCGGTCACCCTTTATGAACTGGAAAATGAATTTCTGGTTCTCAAAGTCATGAATTACGGAGCGACAGTCGTATCCATTATCGATAAAGCGACCGGTATCGATATCGTTAAAGGCTATGATTCCGCCGAAGAATACTACAAGGGCACGGCCCATCTCGGCGCCTTCGTCGGCCGTACAGCAAACCGTACACGCAACGCGCAGTTCAAACTGAACGGGAGCACGTATCATATCACGGCCAATGAACACGGTGTAACCAACCTCCATGGCGGCGAAGGCTTCGATAAGAAGATGTACAGCGTCGAAGAAGGAGAAAACAGCGTACGATTCACCCGCATCTCACCGGATGGTGAAGAAGGCTATCCAGGCAATATGCATGTGGCCGTTACCTATACATTGAATGGCCGCACGATTGAGATGAAGGCGGAAGCTGTCAGTGACGAAGATACGCTCTTTGCGATCACGAACCACAACTACTACAACCTGGATGGCAGCGATTCGATTCTGGATCATACGCTCAAGATCAATGCCGGAACCTATTCACCCAATGATGATCTGAGCATTTCTCTGGATACATGTCTGCCGGTGGCGGGTACGCCTTTTGATTTCCGGACAGGAAAGAAGCTTGGCACCGATATCAACGCAGACGTGGAACAGATTCAGAAGTTCCGCGGTTACGACCATCACTTTGAGATTGAAGGAACAGGGATGCGCACCTTTGCCGAGTTAACGGGAAAGAAGCTGAAGCTTACGGTTGCCTCGGATCTGCCGGGCATGCACATGTATACAGCCAACTTCCTCGATATCATCGGCAAGAATGGCATTGAGAGCGGTCCGCATAGCGCCGTATGCATCGAGCCGGAATATTATCCCAATGCGATCAATTATCCCGGCATTGAACCGAAGCCGGTTCTTGAAGCCGGAATGCATGGGGAATCGAACATTACATGGACCATTGAAGAACTCTGA
- a CDS encoding protein jag, translated as MSSFTAKSLDEALELAAQELGCDKETITYTVVEEKKGVLGLGASVTIEADVPEVEEEIEEEAVIEPEEEETPSSRRNYSESDVKDFLFDYLGNFFEGIELDADAAIEVKDGQYIVNLGADNNAVLIGRQGKTLDAFNAVVRAAVNSHFHARIDVLIDVNYYKEDRYHKLASMARRTAKQVQRSHVDAALDPMPNDERKAIHRALNKWHNISTESEGQGADRHVVIKYVPDQNSEEPEDTADEAE; from the coding sequence ATGAGTTCATTTACAGCTAAGTCTCTGGATGAGGCACTGGAGCTTGCGGCACAGGAACTGGGCTGCGACAAGGAAACCATCACCTATACCGTCGTTGAAGAAAAGAAAGGTGTCCTTGGCCTTGGTGCTTCGGTAACGATTGAAGCGGATGTTCCGGAAGTTGAAGAAGAAATCGAAGAAGAAGCCGTGATCGAACCGGAAGAAGAGGAAACACCTTCTTCCAGAAGAAACTACAGCGAGAGTGATGTGAAGGATTTCCTGTTTGATTATCTGGGAAATTTCTTTGAGGGCATTGAACTGGATGCGGATGCGGCCATCGAAGTGAAGGACGGTCAGTATATTGTCAATCTCGGTGCCGATAACAATGCGGTTCTGATCGGCCGCCAGGGCAAGACGCTGGATGCGTTCAACGCTGTTGTGCGTGCCGCTGTGAATTCCCACTTCCATGCCCGTATTGATGTTCTGATCGACGTCAACTACTACAAGGAAGACCGGTATCACAAGCTTGCGTCGATGGCTCGCCGTACGGCGAAGCAGGTGCAGCGCTCCCATGTAGATGCGGCGCTGGATCCGATGCCGAATGATGAGCGCAAGGCAATCCACAGAGCTCTGAACAAGTGGCATAACATTTCGACCGAATCGGAAGGTCAGGGCGCAGATCGTCACGTTGTCATCAAGTATGTTCCGGATCAGAATTCTGAGGAACCGGAAGATACGGCAGACGAAGCGGAATAA
- a CDS encoding YidC/Oxa1 family membrane protein insertase, with protein MKKLLLVSVVLVCAVMLSGCRVPTDESGAIKQITESTTFSQIMSDENWFSALFVWPLAWLINNLATKTGVIAAISLTTILVNAVLLVITLPSQIGMQKMQMLQPELEKIQRKYEGRDDDASRMRMAQEMQNLYSKYKVNPMGTMVVQFIQFPIIIAMYQAVQRASSVRTATVGSMSLDTTILAGIKSSGRWGYIFLFVIMAVLQYLSMNLPMWINKKKAEAEAAKHHRKPQEPTANTQTKIMQWYMFALILVFGLMWPAAMSVYWAIYSAVTIVKTLIVQKVIDSRNAKEAEGK; from the coding sequence ATGAAGAAATTACTCCTCGTCAGCGTGGTGCTTGTATGCGCCGTGATGCTGTCGGGATGCCGTGTACCTACCGATGAAAGCGGAGCGATCAAACAGATTACCGAATCAACTACGTTCTCGCAGATTATGAGCGATGAGAACTGGTTCTCTGCTCTGTTTGTCTGGCCGCTTGCCTGGCTGATCAACAACCTTGCCACGAAGACGGGTGTTATTGCGGCAATCTCTCTTACGACGATTCTTGTCAATGCAGTTCTCCTTGTCATTACGCTTCCGTCCCAGATCGGTATGCAGAAGATGCAGATGCTGCAGCCGGAGCTGGAGAAGATTCAGCGCAAGTATGAGGGACGCGACGATGATGCGAGCCGCATGCGGATGGCGCAGGAGATGCAGAATCTCTACAGCAAATACAAAGTGAACCCGATGGGAACGATGGTCGTTCAGTTCATTCAGTTCCCGATCATCATTGCCATGTATCAGGCGGTACAGCGTGCCTCTTCCGTACGTACGGCAACGGTCGGTTCGATGTCGCTGGATACGACGATCTTGGCCGGCATCAAGTCGAGCGGACGCTGGGGATATATCTTCCTCTTCGTGATCATGGCAGTTCTGCAGTATCTGTCCATGAATCTGCCGATGTGGATCAACAAGAAGAAGGCGGAAGCGGAAGCTGCGAAGCATCACCGCAAGCCGCAGGAGCCTACAGCCAATACGCAGACCAAGATCATGCAGTGGTATATGTTCGCGCTGATCCTTGTCTTCGGTCTGATGTGGCCGGCAGCCATGTCCGTGTACTGGGCAATCTATTCTGCTGTTACGATCGTTAAGACGCTGATTGTGCAGAAGGTCATTGATTCTCGCAATGCAAAGGAGGCTGAAGGAAAATGA